The sequence ATATATTTTAGATCCTTAAGGTATTACATTTATGGCTTTGATATCCCTCCATGCACAGGATAGTCTGCTGTCCATTGTTAAGTGAACGCAGGTGTGCAGCCCAGTAATGCATTTTCATATGAGGTAGTCCAAGACCTCCAGCTGCATAGGGTAAGTGTAAAACAGTCAATTTGACTCTTGAGGTCTTTCCATTTTAAATAAAGTTGGAGAGCAGGCcatgtattttatttaaaaagTTGGATGGAATTGAAAATGGCAGGACCTGAAATACATCAACCTTGGTAATATATTCATTTTGGATTATGTTGACCCTACCTAacatagaaatagagagagatctCCGTCTCTGAACATTGGACTCAATCTTATctagtaaaataaaatgtttGATTTTATATGCCTCCTCCTGATTGCATGGTATCAGTACACCTAGGTATGTCATATGCATCTTTGTTCATTTTAAAATGTACTTTCTAAGCTTGAGAAATCATACTTTGAAATGGGCATTATTTCAATTGTCTCCCAATTCGCTTTGAATCCTGATACAGCACCACATGTGTCTAACAGAAGTCAAATAAATGACAGAGAATGTTGTGGTTTAGATAAATAAAGTCAAATGTAATCTACATACAATGATATCACCTGTTGATCTCCACCAATCTCTATTCCCCGGATTGAGCCATGAGTTCAAATTCATGCTAGGGGTTCTGTGGCTAAAGAAAATAAATAACTAGACAAAGGTCATCCCTGTCACGCTGCTTTGGGGGATTTGTACAATAGCTCAATCCAGGAGATAAATACCGGACCAAAACAAAACACTTTAAAGACAGCCACCAAATATGCCCATCCCACCCTATCTAATGCTTTTTCAGCATCTAATGATACTGACACTTTAGGAGCATTCAAGTTTTTAGTATGACGGATTATATTGAAAAAATGGCAGAGATTGTTTGATCTGAGTGAATCAACTTTTGTATTACTGTTTGTATGCGGAAAGCCAATACTTTAGCAATGATTTTGTAATCCACATTCAATGATTTTGTAATCCACATTCAAGAGGAATATTGGGCGGTAAGATCTGCATGACAATGGTTACTTAATCTTTCTTTAAAAGTAGGGTGATTTCCCTCACTGTTGCCCTAACTTGCTATTTATTTATGTTTTGGAACCCATGTAGGCCCTTTCTGGGGAGTAATGTTAACCATGACACGCAATGTGGCTTGTTGGTGAAACTCACCTTTGATGAGTTGCTCTGGCCTTGTGCCCGGCAGGGTCCACATGGCAGGGGCTAGATGGCTGAACACAGTGGCATCCACCATAGACAGCTTAGGACCCATCAGGTACTTCTTATCACCTACCCAGAAAAACACCAAGAATCAGGGGGCGAGAAGAATGTTGTATGGAAACAAGGGTCATGGGGCTAAAATTTTGACTGGAAATTAGTCCTCATGGTGTAGTATCCTACTTTCTCCAGAAGAGAACAGAATTGTACAATGTACCTTGTTATAAAAGGGATGCTCCTTTAAGCACTTGAAACTGGCCATAGTACTGTAAACCCAAGTAAGTTAATTAAACCACAATGGAACCTACAGCTGGCCTTAGCCGTAGTTATGAGATTTACAAGGCTTGTAAGGCTGCAGACTGTACCTTGTGAAATGAGATGGGGATGATGATCTGTAGGATTGTGATTTTAATgattatctacagtataccctcaCCCTACCGAGTAGGGTGGCCAGCGTCCGCATGTCCTTCTCCATTAGAGCGTAGACCTCCTCCCTGGTAAATCGTCCAATCCCGTGGCCGTACATCTCCCTCTTCACGATGCTGCCAGTCAGGCGACTCAGGATCCACTTGAGTAGGTCACTCAGTGGCCCACTCACTGCCAGCATCTTCTGGGTCTCCTCCAGGTTGTCCACCCACTGACAGTACGCTATGGTCCTGTCATCACACACAGACGTGATGTTCGTTAGGTCAACAGTATCTCAAATCCATACGCTGATAAAGTGTGGTCCCGATGGCACAGTTGGTTGGAGCATGGAgtttgcaacaccagggttgtgagtTTCAAGGGACAGATATAATGGTTTGCGACCCAATCACATTCACTAGTTTATCATCCTATCCCTCAGTATCAAATAAATTAGGTCTCCCAACAGAGCAGCATCTAGTGGATGTCTTGCTGTAGTGTCAGGAAGTGTCTCACCAGTAGAAGTGTTCCTCCACCATCTTGGTGACAGCCTGGGACACAGCCTTCTCCGGGGGACTGAGGTTCTTGTTGAGGCTCACGCCCAGCTTCTCCTCCAGGAAGTCGATGATAAACTCTGTACCAGACACCTGCTCCTGGTTGTACTCTATCCATGGCATCTTCCCCTGGGGAGACAGCTTCCCATCAAAGTAGTTCtgcatgacagagggagagagagaaaggaaagaggaaGAAGGAATTTCAATGGTCAGTTACTCTTCAATAGAAAATGACGCAATGTTAGTTACATCAAATAATTCAACTACGCACCAACCCAAacatcactctctctttctctgtctctctccccctccccatctctctctcacacacaaacacacacacacacacctggtaggGCAGGTCCACCATGCGCAGGTAGGTCTCTATCTTGAggcagaagggggagagagatgggacacCACTCTTTGGCCTGGAGAACTGGTGGAGGATGATGGTATCTTTAGAGTTCAGCTCCTGTTCTTTCCTATGAATCAGCCAGAGCAAGGCAGTTTGAGCTCCACATTCTAATCACTCATTCTTATACATTTTATTGAAAGCAACTTACGGTTAGTGCATATATTCATTAAATATGTGtgcaggcctcccgagtggcgcagcggtcaaaggcactacatcacagtgctagaggcgacactacagacccgggttcgatcccgggatGTGTCGCTACTGCGACACCCATGAGgcaactggcccagcgtcgtctgggttaggggagggtttggccagctgggatgtccttgtcccatcgcgcaactccttgtggcaggccgggcgcataCACGCTGACTTTGGTCGCCAGCTGTATGGTATTTCctacgacacattggtgcagctggcttccgagttaagcgagcagtgtctcaacaagcagtgcggcttggcgggtcgtgtttcggaggacacatggctctcgaacttcacctctcccgagtccatacgggagatGGTTCAAGACTGCAACTACCAATtggaaattaaaaaataaatgtgtggGAATCAAACCCTCAACTCCGAAGTAGCGAGGCCATCCTCATATTAAATTAGTGCAAATGATGTCCCAATTCAAA is a genomic window of Oncorhynchus nerka isolate Pitt River linkage group LG24, Oner_Uvic_2.0, whole genome shotgun sequence containing:
- the LOC115107320 gene encoding failed axon connections homolog, whose translation is MYWRVGFAWTRSFVVDLGRNQSFSFGLCGSNEQLSLYGYIIAYPLQDYGGIMPLLGSDSWWRKTLYLTGGALLAAAAYLLHELLAIRKEQELNSKDTIILHQFSRPKSGVPSLSPFCLKIETYLRMVDLPYQNYFDGKLSPQGKMPWIEYNQEQVSGTEFIIDFLEEKLGVSLNKNLSPPEKAVSQAVTKMVEEHFYWTIAYCQWVDNLEETQKMLAVSGPLSDLLKWILSRLTGSIVKREMYGHGIGRFTREEVYALMEKDMRTLATLLGDKKYLMGPKLSMVDATVFSHLAPAMWTLPGTRPEQLIKGELINLAIYCERIRRRFWPEWFVDLEDFCYDDTTEDDDSPSKLQDLGLYSRTDTFQDEASPPHTHTISPDSDLTGHSLCDSDMDTECSEMEQLKC